Proteins found in one Oncorhynchus mykiss isolate Arlee chromosome 17, USDA_OmykA_1.1, whole genome shotgun sequence genomic segment:
- the LOC110494034 gene encoding ninjurin-1, with translation MATEIMEMNGHADEEEPRQGPRNRRQADQPINMNRYANKKSAAESMLDVALLMANASQLKAVLEQGPDFTFYTPLITFISISLILQITVGVLLIFIVKWNLNDESTHFKLNIMENIATALIFIIVVVNVFITAFGVQKPNQNS, from the exons GAGCCGCGTCAAGGCCCCCGGAATCGGAGGCAGGCAGACCAGCCTATAAACATGAACCGGTATGCTAATAAGAAGAGCGCAGCAGAGAGCATGCTGGACGTGGCGTTACTCATGGCCAACGCCTCCCAGCTGAAGGCCGTCCTGGAGCAGGGTCCAGACTTCACCTTCTACACCCCCCTCATCACCTTCATCTCCATATCCCTCATCCTGCAGATCACCGTGGGCGTCCTGCTCATCTTCATTG TGAAGTGGAACCTGAACGATGAGAGCACCCACTTCAAGCTGAACATTATGGAGAACATCGCCACAGCACTCATCTTCATCATCGTTGTAGTCAACGTCTTTATTACGGCCTTTGGTGTCCAAAAGCCCAATCAAAACTCTTAA
- the LOC110494033 gene encoding caspase recruitment domain-containing protein 19 gives MVSKREGPLKGKKGLHTMGDSFHDQLLEDSRFLRTDRRLDTELVDKLILQLNRIYPQILTDKEATKFRDLDVPTCVRLAELLAHLQGKGEEACREFYRALHLHMEEVYFSLPTRLRLRDSVDPFTITASPTQPRYVLNDRGPLFFLSCFGVAVGMALLYYYGEAKVTGGSGALGMAALGLGRRAREVLIWYAEDPIRK, from the exons ATGGTCTCGAAGAGGGAGGGGCCACTCAAAGGAAAGAAGGGACTCCACACAATGGGAG ACAGTTTCCATGACCAGCTATTGGAGGACAGTCGGTTTCTCAGGACAGACCGTCGACTGGACACAGAACTAGTGGATAAGCTCATCCTGCAGCTCAACAGGATCTACCCACAGATCCTCACAGACAAGGAGGCCACCAAA TTTAGGGACCTTGATGTGCCCACCTGCGTCCGACTGGCCGAGCTCCTGGCTCACCTGCAGGGGAAAGGTGAAGAGGCCTGCCGGGAGTTCTACCGGGCGCTTCACCTGCATATGGAAGAGGTGTACTTCAGCCTACCAACACGCCTCCGCCTCAGAG ATTCTGTAGACCCGTTCACGATTACAGCCTCACCCACCCAGCCGAGATATGTGCTGAACGACCGAG gtcctcTGTTCTTCCTGAGTTGTTTTGGTGTTGCGGTGGGGATGGCTCTACTGTATTACTATGGCG AGGCCAAAGTAACAGGGGGAAGCGGGGCTCTTGGCATGGCTGCTCTTGGACTGGGCCGACGAGCCAGAGAGGTTCTCATATGGTACGCTGAAGACCCCATCAGGAAGTAG
- the bicd2 gene encoding protein bicaudal D homolog 2 isoform X3 — protein MSVEEQEYPEATLVAEAGPQWFRAELERLSRELSETTHEKIQAAEYGLAVLEEKQLLKQRYDELETEFETVRQELDQLKEAFGQAYSTHRKVAADGESREESLMLESASKEAQYQQMVLELQNELRLARTALTSTQSENERLAAVALEMRESSEQVELQRTQLRDDIREYKVREARLLQDYSELEDENISLQKQVSLLRQSQVEFEGLKHEIRRLEEDSQCLHSQQEEAMRLREIAERQLTEALETIKTEREQKAALRKELSHYMTIGDNLLPYHHSSLNVSLDGLKFSEDPTAATNVPNNDDSFRGYENGLAEMAADANEDNKAKLRPAPSLVDDLLSELNISEIQKLKQQLMQVEREKAALLSSLQESQKQLEVAHGTLSEQQETVGRLTENLSAMRKLQASKERHSAPDSEKERDSRDDGDGDYYELDINGPEILQCKYTIAVSEAGELRQELKTLKAEYQSCRSQYEEERVRLESDVAGLSEKLASLEKSSREEHEEVARLVKELRRVSEAVGESQGSLNVAQDELVTFSEELANLYNHVCMCNNETPSRVMLDYYKEGKASIGGRGSREGKTQHLSHVLLSNGLVPETEPIKSEASDPATPAPIPESRSEPMNIYNLVAIIRDQIRHLQQAVDRTTELSRQRMASMELGTVTDKDKEACMGEILKLKSLLSTKREQIATLRTVLKANKQTAEVALANLKSKYDNEKTMVTETMLKLRNELKGLKEDAATFTSLRAMFATRCDEYVTQLDDMQRQLAAAEDEKKTLNSLLRMAIQQKLALTQRLEDLEFDHEQARRGGGVAAGGRGKTSSLARGKGASANHY, from the exons GCGTTTGGTCAGGCCTACTCCACCCATAGGAAGGTGGCTGCAGATGGGGAGAGCAGGGAGGAGTCACTGATGCTGGAGTCAGCCAGTAAGGAGGCCCAATATCAGCAGATGGTCCTGGAGCTGCAGAATGAGCTGCGGTTGGCCAGAACTGCCCTCACTAGCACCCAATCAGAGAACGAGCGCCTGGCTGCCGTCGCCCTGGAAATGAGAGAG agctctgagcaGGTGGAGTTGCAGCGCACCCAACTGCGTGATGACATCCGAGAGTATAAAGTGCGGGAGGCACGACTGCTGCAGGACTACAGTGAGCTGGAGGATGAGAACATCTCCCTGCAGAAACAGGTGTCCCTGCTACGACAGAgccag GTGGAGTTTGAGGGTCTGAAGCATGAGATCCGTCGCCTGGAGGAAGACTCCCAGTGCCTCCACAGCCAGCAGGAGGAGGCCATGCGCCTGAGGGAGATCGCCGAGCGCCAGCTGACCGAGGCTCTGGAGACCATTAAGACTGAGCGAGAGCAGAAGGCCGCCCTGCGTAAAGAACTGTCCCACTACATGACCATTGGGGACAACCTGTTACCATACCACCACAGTTCCCTCAACGTCTCCCTGGACGGACTCAAGTTCAGCGAGGATCCCACTGCTGCCACCAACGTGCCGAACAACGATGACTCGTTCCGCGGCTACGAGAACGGCCTGGCCGAGATGGCCGCCGACGCCAACGAAGATAACAAAGCCAAACTTCGGCCCGCCCCCAGCCTAGTGGATGACCTGCTGAGTGAACTCAACATCTCAGAAATCCAGAAACTCAAGCAGCAGCTCATGCAG GTGGAGCGAGAGAAGGCggcgctcctctcctctctgcaggagTCCCAGAAGCAGCTGGAGGTGGCCCACGGGACTCTGTCAGAGCAGCAGGAGACGGTGGGACGGCTCACCGAGAACCTCAGTGCCATGAGGAAACTCCAGGCCAGCAAGGAGCGCCACTCGGCCCCGGACAGCGAGAAAGAGCGAGACAGCCGCGATGACGGTGACGGGGACTACTACGAGTTGGACATCAACGGGCCTGAGATCCTGCAGTGTAAGTATACCATCGCCGTATCAGAAGCCGGGGAGCTCAGACAGGAGCTGAAGACTCTTAAAGCCGAGTACCAGTCTTGCCGGAGCCAGTACGAAGAAGAGCGAGTCCGCCTGGAGAGCGACGTGGCAGGGCTGAGCGAAAAGCTGGCCTCCCTGGAGAAGAGCAGCCGGGAGGAGCACGAGGAGGTGGCGAGGCTGGTGAAAGAGCTGCGGCGAGTGAGTGAAGCGGTTGGCGAGTCGCAGGGAAGCCTGAACGTGGCGCAGGACGAACTGGTGACGTTCAGCGAGGAGCTGGCCAACCTTTATAACCACGTGTGCATGTGCAACAACGAGACGCCCAGCCGGGTCATGCTCGACTACTATAAGGAAGGAAAGGCCAGTATAGGGGGCAGGGGCAGCCGAGAGGGGAAGACACAACATCTGTCCCATGTTCTGCTCTCCAATGGGCTGGTTCCTGAAACTGAACCCATTAAATCTGAAGCCAGTGATCCAGCCACCCCAGCCCCAATCCCAGAGTCCCGTTCAGAGCCCATGAACATCTATAACCTAGTTGCCATCATCAGGGACCAGATCCGTCACCTGCAGCAGGCGGTGGACCGCACCACAGAGCTGAGCCGCCAGAGGATGGCCTCCATGGAGCTGGGTACTGTGACCGATAAGGACAAGGAGGCCTGCATGGGGGAAATCCTCAAACTCAAGTCTCTGCTCAGCACCAAGAGAGAGCAGATTGCCACCCTGAGGACCGTGCTCAAGGCCAACAAACag ACGGCTGAGGTGGCGCTGGCCAACCTGAAGAGTAAATACGACAACGAGAAGACCATGGTGACCGAGACCATGTTGAAGCTCCGCAATGAGCTCAAGGGCCTGAAAGAGGACGCTGCCACCTTCACTTCATTACGGGCCATGTTTGCCACAAG GTGTGACGAGTATGTGACCCAGCTGGATGACATGCAGAGGCAGCTGGCTGCAGCGGAGGATGAGAAGAAGACCCTGAACTCCCTGCTCCGCATGGCCATCCAGCAGAAGCTGGCCCTGACCCAACGACTGGAGGACCTGGAGTTCGACCACGAACAGGCGCGCCGCGgcgggggagtggcggcaggcgGGCGGGGAAAAACCTCCTCATTGGCGCGGGGCAAAGGGGCATCGGCCAATCATTAT TAA
- the bicd2 gene encoding protein bicaudal D homolog 2 isoform X2, producing the protein MSVEEQEYPEATLVAEAGPQWFRAELERLSRELSETTHEKIQAAEYGLAVLEEKQLLKQRYDELETEFETVRQELDQLKEAFGQAYSTHRKVAADGESREESLMLESASKEAQYQQMVLELQNELRLARTALTSTQSENERLAAVALEMRESSEQVELQRTQLRDDIREYKVREARLLQDYSELEDENISLQKQVSLLRQSQVEFEGLKHEIRRLEEDSQCLHSQQEEAMRLREIAERQLTEALETIKTEREQKAALRKELSHYMTIGDNLLPYHHSSLNVSLDGLKFSEDPTAATNVPNNDDSFRGYENGLAEMAADANEDNKAKLRPAPSLVDDLLSELNISEIQKLKQQLMQVEREKAALLSSLQESQKQLEVAHGTLSEQQETVGRLTENLSAMRKLQASKERHSAPDSEKERDSRDDGDGDYYELDINGPEILQCKYTIAVSEAGELRQELKTLKAEYQSCRSQYEEERVRLESDVAGLSEKLASLEKSSREEHEEVARLVKELRRVSEAVGESQGSLNVAQDELVTFSEELANLYNHVCMCNNETPSRVMLDYYKEGKASIGGRGSREGKTQHLSHVLLSNGLVPETEPIKSEASDPATPAPIPESRSEPMNIYNLVAIIRDQIRHLQQAVDRTTELSRQRMASMELGTVTDKDKEACMGEILKLKSLLSTKREQIATLRTVLKANKQTAEVALANLKSKYDNEKTMVTETMLKLRNELKGLKEDAATFTSLRAMFATRCDEYVTQLDDMQRQLAAAEDEKKTLNSLLRMAIQQKLALTQRLEDLEFDHEQARRGGGVAAGGRGKTSSLARGKGASANHYKSVCWCNLHLPHNS; encoded by the exons GCGTTTGGTCAGGCCTACTCCACCCATAGGAAGGTGGCTGCAGATGGGGAGAGCAGGGAGGAGTCACTGATGCTGGAGTCAGCCAGTAAGGAGGCCCAATATCAGCAGATGGTCCTGGAGCTGCAGAATGAGCTGCGGTTGGCCAGAACTGCCCTCACTAGCACCCAATCAGAGAACGAGCGCCTGGCTGCCGTCGCCCTGGAAATGAGAGAG agctctgagcaGGTGGAGTTGCAGCGCACCCAACTGCGTGATGACATCCGAGAGTATAAAGTGCGGGAGGCACGACTGCTGCAGGACTACAGTGAGCTGGAGGATGAGAACATCTCCCTGCAGAAACAGGTGTCCCTGCTACGACAGAgccag GTGGAGTTTGAGGGTCTGAAGCATGAGATCCGTCGCCTGGAGGAAGACTCCCAGTGCCTCCACAGCCAGCAGGAGGAGGCCATGCGCCTGAGGGAGATCGCCGAGCGCCAGCTGACCGAGGCTCTGGAGACCATTAAGACTGAGCGAGAGCAGAAGGCCGCCCTGCGTAAAGAACTGTCCCACTACATGACCATTGGGGACAACCTGTTACCATACCACCACAGTTCCCTCAACGTCTCCCTGGACGGACTCAAGTTCAGCGAGGATCCCACTGCTGCCACCAACGTGCCGAACAACGATGACTCGTTCCGCGGCTACGAGAACGGCCTGGCCGAGATGGCCGCCGACGCCAACGAAGATAACAAAGCCAAACTTCGGCCCGCCCCCAGCCTAGTGGATGACCTGCTGAGTGAACTCAACATCTCAGAAATCCAGAAACTCAAGCAGCAGCTCATGCAG GTGGAGCGAGAGAAGGCggcgctcctctcctctctgcaggagTCCCAGAAGCAGCTGGAGGTGGCCCACGGGACTCTGTCAGAGCAGCAGGAGACGGTGGGACGGCTCACCGAGAACCTCAGTGCCATGAGGAAACTCCAGGCCAGCAAGGAGCGCCACTCGGCCCCGGACAGCGAGAAAGAGCGAGACAGCCGCGATGACGGTGACGGGGACTACTACGAGTTGGACATCAACGGGCCTGAGATCCTGCAGTGTAAGTATACCATCGCCGTATCAGAAGCCGGGGAGCTCAGACAGGAGCTGAAGACTCTTAAAGCCGAGTACCAGTCTTGCCGGAGCCAGTACGAAGAAGAGCGAGTCCGCCTGGAGAGCGACGTGGCAGGGCTGAGCGAAAAGCTGGCCTCCCTGGAGAAGAGCAGCCGGGAGGAGCACGAGGAGGTGGCGAGGCTGGTGAAAGAGCTGCGGCGAGTGAGTGAAGCGGTTGGCGAGTCGCAGGGAAGCCTGAACGTGGCGCAGGACGAACTGGTGACGTTCAGCGAGGAGCTGGCCAACCTTTATAACCACGTGTGCATGTGCAACAACGAGACGCCCAGCCGGGTCATGCTCGACTACTATAAGGAAGGAAAGGCCAGTATAGGGGGCAGGGGCAGCCGAGAGGGGAAGACACAACATCTGTCCCATGTTCTGCTCTCCAATGGGCTGGTTCCTGAAACTGAACCCATTAAATCTGAAGCCAGTGATCCAGCCACCCCAGCCCCAATCCCAGAGTCCCGTTCAGAGCCCATGAACATCTATAACCTAGTTGCCATCATCAGGGACCAGATCCGTCACCTGCAGCAGGCGGTGGACCGCACCACAGAGCTGAGCCGCCAGAGGATGGCCTCCATGGAGCTGGGTACTGTGACCGATAAGGACAAGGAGGCCTGCATGGGGGAAATCCTCAAACTCAAGTCTCTGCTCAGCACCAAGAGAGAGCAGATTGCCACCCTGAGGACCGTGCTCAAGGCCAACAAACag ACGGCTGAGGTGGCGCTGGCCAACCTGAAGAGTAAATACGACAACGAGAAGACCATGGTGACCGAGACCATGTTGAAGCTCCGCAATGAGCTCAAGGGCCTGAAAGAGGACGCTGCCACCTTCACTTCATTACGGGCCATGTTTGCCACAAG GTGTGACGAGTATGTGACCCAGCTGGATGACATGCAGAGGCAGCTGGCTGCAGCGGAGGATGAGAAGAAGACCCTGAACTCCCTGCTCCGCATGGCCATCCAGCAGAAGCTGGCCCTGACCCAACGACTGGAGGACCTGGAGTTCGACCACGAACAGGCGCGCCGCGgcgggggagtggcggcaggcgGGCGGGGAAAAACCTCCTCATTGGCGCGGGGCAAAGGGGCATCGGCCAATCATTAT AAATCTGTATGCTGGTGTAACTTACATTTACCTCATAACTCATGA
- the bicd2 gene encoding protein bicaudal D homolog 2 isoform X1, producing MSVEEQEYPEATLVAEAGPQWFRAELERLSRELSETTHEKIQAAEYGLAVLEEKQLLKQRYDELETEFETVRQELDQLKEAFGQAYSTHRKVAADGESREESLMLESASKEAQYQQMVLELQNELRLARTALTSTQSENERLAAVALEMRESSEQVELQRTQLRDDIREYKVREARLLQDYSELEDENISLQKQVSLLRQSQVEFEGLKHEIRRLEEDSQCLHSQQEEAMRLREIAERQLTEALETIKTEREQKAALRKELSHYMTIGDNLLPYHHSSLNVSLDGLKFSEDPTAATNVPNNDDSFRGYENGLAEMAADANEDNKAKLRPAPSLVDDLLSELNISEIQKLKQQLMQVEREKAALLSSLQESQKQLEVAHGTLSEQQETVGRLTENLSAMRKLQASKERHSAPDSEKERDSRDDGDGDYYELDINGPEILQCKYTIAVSEAGELRQELKTLKAEYQSCRSQYEEERVRLESDVAGLSEKLASLEKSSREEHEEVARLVKELRRVSEAVGESQGSLNVAQDELVTFSEELANLYNHVCMCNNETPSRVMLDYYKEGKASIGGRGSREGKTQHLSHVLLSNGLVPETEPIKSEASDPATPAPIPESRSEPMNIYNLVAIIRDQIRHLQQAVDRTTELSRQRMASMELGTVTDKDKEACMGEILKLKSLLSTKREQIATLRTVLKANKQTAEVALANLKSKYDNEKTMVTETMLKLRNELKGLKEDAATFTSLRAMFATRCDEYVTQLDDMQRQLAAAEDEKKTLNSLLRMAIQQKLALTQRLEDLEFDHEQARRGGGVAAGGRGKTSSLARGKGASANHYVSQRRSCRVLPEPSGILGGPVVLCSEIYFDL from the exons GCGTTTGGTCAGGCCTACTCCACCCATAGGAAGGTGGCTGCAGATGGGGAGAGCAGGGAGGAGTCACTGATGCTGGAGTCAGCCAGTAAGGAGGCCCAATATCAGCAGATGGTCCTGGAGCTGCAGAATGAGCTGCGGTTGGCCAGAACTGCCCTCACTAGCACCCAATCAGAGAACGAGCGCCTGGCTGCCGTCGCCCTGGAAATGAGAGAG agctctgagcaGGTGGAGTTGCAGCGCACCCAACTGCGTGATGACATCCGAGAGTATAAAGTGCGGGAGGCACGACTGCTGCAGGACTACAGTGAGCTGGAGGATGAGAACATCTCCCTGCAGAAACAGGTGTCCCTGCTACGACAGAgccag GTGGAGTTTGAGGGTCTGAAGCATGAGATCCGTCGCCTGGAGGAAGACTCCCAGTGCCTCCACAGCCAGCAGGAGGAGGCCATGCGCCTGAGGGAGATCGCCGAGCGCCAGCTGACCGAGGCTCTGGAGACCATTAAGACTGAGCGAGAGCAGAAGGCCGCCCTGCGTAAAGAACTGTCCCACTACATGACCATTGGGGACAACCTGTTACCATACCACCACAGTTCCCTCAACGTCTCCCTGGACGGACTCAAGTTCAGCGAGGATCCCACTGCTGCCACCAACGTGCCGAACAACGATGACTCGTTCCGCGGCTACGAGAACGGCCTGGCCGAGATGGCCGCCGACGCCAACGAAGATAACAAAGCCAAACTTCGGCCCGCCCCCAGCCTAGTGGATGACCTGCTGAGTGAACTCAACATCTCAGAAATCCAGAAACTCAAGCAGCAGCTCATGCAG GTGGAGCGAGAGAAGGCggcgctcctctcctctctgcaggagTCCCAGAAGCAGCTGGAGGTGGCCCACGGGACTCTGTCAGAGCAGCAGGAGACGGTGGGACGGCTCACCGAGAACCTCAGTGCCATGAGGAAACTCCAGGCCAGCAAGGAGCGCCACTCGGCCCCGGACAGCGAGAAAGAGCGAGACAGCCGCGATGACGGTGACGGGGACTACTACGAGTTGGACATCAACGGGCCTGAGATCCTGCAGTGTAAGTATACCATCGCCGTATCAGAAGCCGGGGAGCTCAGACAGGAGCTGAAGACTCTTAAAGCCGAGTACCAGTCTTGCCGGAGCCAGTACGAAGAAGAGCGAGTCCGCCTGGAGAGCGACGTGGCAGGGCTGAGCGAAAAGCTGGCCTCCCTGGAGAAGAGCAGCCGGGAGGAGCACGAGGAGGTGGCGAGGCTGGTGAAAGAGCTGCGGCGAGTGAGTGAAGCGGTTGGCGAGTCGCAGGGAAGCCTGAACGTGGCGCAGGACGAACTGGTGACGTTCAGCGAGGAGCTGGCCAACCTTTATAACCACGTGTGCATGTGCAACAACGAGACGCCCAGCCGGGTCATGCTCGACTACTATAAGGAAGGAAAGGCCAGTATAGGGGGCAGGGGCAGCCGAGAGGGGAAGACACAACATCTGTCCCATGTTCTGCTCTCCAATGGGCTGGTTCCTGAAACTGAACCCATTAAATCTGAAGCCAGTGATCCAGCCACCCCAGCCCCAATCCCAGAGTCCCGTTCAGAGCCCATGAACATCTATAACCTAGTTGCCATCATCAGGGACCAGATCCGTCACCTGCAGCAGGCGGTGGACCGCACCACAGAGCTGAGCCGCCAGAGGATGGCCTCCATGGAGCTGGGTACTGTGACCGATAAGGACAAGGAGGCCTGCATGGGGGAAATCCTCAAACTCAAGTCTCTGCTCAGCACCAAGAGAGAGCAGATTGCCACCCTGAGGACCGTGCTCAAGGCCAACAAACag ACGGCTGAGGTGGCGCTGGCCAACCTGAAGAGTAAATACGACAACGAGAAGACCATGGTGACCGAGACCATGTTGAAGCTCCGCAATGAGCTCAAGGGCCTGAAAGAGGACGCTGCCACCTTCACTTCATTACGGGCCATGTTTGCCACAAG GTGTGACGAGTATGTGACCCAGCTGGATGACATGCAGAGGCAGCTGGCTGCAGCGGAGGATGAGAAGAAGACCCTGAACTCCCTGCTCCGCATGGCCATCCAGCAGAAGCTGGCCCTGACCCAACGACTGGAGGACCTGGAGTTCGACCACGAACAGGCGCGCCGCGgcgggggagtggcggcaggcgGGCGGGGAAAAACCTCCTCATTGGCGCGGGGCAAAGGGGCATCGGCCAATCATTATGTAAGTCAGAGACGTTCCTGCAGGGTTCTCCCCGAGCCCAGCGGCATCCTGGGAGGCCCCGTGGTCCTCTGCAGCGAGATTTACTTTGACCTTTGA